The sequence below is a genomic window from Pleurocapsa sp. PCC 7327.
CCTCGGTCAATTTGGCAGAAGATGATGAATTACTGCACCTGATGGCTGAATCGGGGTTTTATGCCGTCTTTCTGGGGATTGAAACCCCTGACCAAGATAGCTTGCAACTGACGCGCAAACTGCAAAATACTCGCAATCCACTGGTGGAAGCCTGTCGCAAGATTAATGAAGCAGGTTTGCTGATCTATGCCGGATTTATCCTCGGTTTCGATCGAGAGCGTTCTGGTGCGGGGGAAAGGATTCAAGAGTTTGTGGAAGAAACCAGTATTCCTCAACCGATGTTGGGTATCCTTCAAGCTCCGCCCAACACGGCACTCTGGAATCGTCTCAAGGGAGAGCAGCGTTTAATTGAGGGCGACAGCATTCATCCAACGGGAGATCAGAATACTTTGATGAATTTCATTCCCACCCGTCCTATTACGGAAATTGCTAGAGAGTATGTAGAAGGCTTATGGAAATTATATGAACCCACCAACTATCTCAGGCGCTGTTACCAACAATGTCTTAGTCTGGGTTTACGTTTAGGACAAAAGCAAACAATGCAGTTCCCTATCGGCAAGGGATTGCGGCTGGTGATTCAGTTAATCTGGCATCAGGGTATCCGCCGACCGGAAATTCGGGGACAGTTTTGGCGACAATTATGGACGATTTTGCTGAACAAGCCCCAAGTTCTCAATCTGTATTTAGGTTTGTGCGCTGCTGGAGAGCATTTTTGGGAGTACCGCACCCTAGCTAGAGAACGGATTGCTCAACAGCTAGGTTACGATCCCTTAGAAGCTTCTGCGTCGCCCCAACAAGAACCAATGCTCAGAATGGGTTGATTGATTGACCATGATTGCATAGCCCTCTCGATGGAGTGAAATTATGATGAGCGAGCACAGTGTGGAAGTAGAGGTTGCTTGTTCGGCAGAGGAAGTTTACGACCTTTGGAAAAATATCGAGAATGTGCCGCGTTGGATACCTTTGGTCAAGGAGGTCAAGATCCTGCCGGGAACCGAAGAGTTATCGCGCTGGAAGTTTGGTCTAGGATTTCCTCTGCTGACCGAATGGACTTCGCGCATTACCCAGCGCATCCCGCAGAAGCTGATTGCCTGGGAGTCGGTTTCTGGACTGCCCAACTCTGGGTGTGCCGAATTCTTCCCGACCGAGCGGGGATGCCGCC
It includes:
- a CDS encoding B12-binding domain-containing radical SAM protein; this encodes MKTLLLYPKFPQSFWSYDRFMEIAGLKAVIPPLGIITVAALLPKNWEIRFYDRNVNPETEADWEWCDLVILSAMLVQKSDFHALIQKAVRLSKKVAVGGPYPTSVPQDALESGAHYLILDEGELTVPLFLDAIARGEPAGTFRSLEKPDVTLSPIPRFDLLERDAYLMMAVQFSRGCPFNCEFCDIISLYGRKPRTKEPSQILAELQAIYDLGWRGSVFIVDDNFIGNQRNVKRFLRELIPWMKQRNYPFTFITEASVNLAEDDELLHLMAESGFYAVFLGIETPDQDSLQLTRKLQNTRNPLVEACRKINEAGLLIYAGFILGFDRERSGAGERIQEFVEETSIPQPMLGILQAPPNTALWNRLKGEQRLIEGDSIHPTGDQNTLMNFIPTRPITEIAREYVEGLWKLYEPTNYLRRCYQQCLSLGLRLGQKQTMQFPIGKGLRLVIQLIWHQGIRRPEIRGQFWRQLWTILLNKPQVLNLYLGLCAAGEHFWEYRTLARERIAQQLGYDPLEASASPQQEPMLRMG
- a CDS encoding SRPBCC family protein — protein: MMSEHSVEVEVACSAEEVYDLWKNIENVPRWIPLVKEVKILPGTEELSRWKFGLGFPLLTEWTSRITQRIPQKLIAWESVSGLPNSGCAEFFPTERGCRLRLTLAFELPKGIVGAFLEAIGIDRWLEANLVESLHRFQSLIEEEVLRQKTL